A section of the Papio anubis isolate 15944 chromosome 16, Panubis1.0, whole genome shotgun sequence genome encodes:
- the LOC101015156 gene encoding immunoglobulin iota chain translates to MARSEPQMLPPRCSGNRRKSRMVVARTRCATAPPLRAGRRILRQPLGTPGTVATGVRALRVCTMSWAPVLLMLLVYCTGCGPQPVLHQPPAMSSALGTTIRLTCTLRNDHDISVYSVYWYQQRPGHPPRFLLRYFSQSDKSQGPQVPPRFSGSKDVAGNKGYLNIAELQPEDEAMYYCAMGARSFEKKEREREWEEEMEPTAAGTPVP, encoded by the exons ATGGCAAGATCAGAGCCACAAATGCTGCCCCCACGCTGTTCCGGTAACCGAAGAAAGTCTAGGATGGTAGTGGCCAGAACAAGGTGTGCCACGGCCCCACCTctcagagcagggaggaggataCTGCGCCAGCCCTTGGGGACCCCAGGCACCGTGGCCACAGGAGTCAGAGCTCTGCGGGTCTGCACCATGTCCTGGGCTCCTGTCCTGCTCATGCTGCTTGTCTACTGCACAG GTTGTGGTCCTCAGCCGGTGCTGCATCAGCCGCCGGCCATGTCCTCAGCCCTTGGAACCACAATCCGCCTCACCTGCACCCTGAGGAACGACCATGACATCAGTGTGTACAGCGTCTACTGGTACCAGCAGAGGCCGGGCCACCCTCCGAGGTTCCTGCTGAGATACTTCTCACAGTCAGACAAGAGCCAGGGCCCCCAGGTACCCCCTCGCTTCTCTGGATCCAAAGATGTGGCCGGGAACAAGGGGTATTTGAACATCGCTGAGCTACAGCCTGAGGACGAGGCTATGTATTACTGTGCTATGGGGGCCCGCAGCTTcgagaagaaggagagggagagggagtgggaggaagaaaTGGAACCCACTGCAGCCGGGACACCTGTCCCTTGA